One genomic window of Solanum dulcamara chromosome 12, daSolDulc1.2, whole genome shotgun sequence includes the following:
- the LOC129877611 gene encoding uncharacterized protein At5g01610-like has translation MDQILNKVGSYWIGQKANKEFNSVGDDINSLQSSIEGGSKWLVNKLKGKMQKPLPELLKEYDIPVGIFPRDATNYELNEETKKLTVYIPSICEVGYRDSSVLRFSTTVTAYLEKGKLADIDGIKTKVMIWVKVTAISSEKSKLYFTAGLKKSRSREAYEVLRDGFTVDKF, from the exons ATGGATCAGATATTGAACAAGGTGGGTTCCTACTGGATTGGTCAGAAAGCCAACAAGGAGTTCAATTCCGTCGGCGATGACATTAAC TCCTTGCAAAGCAGTATAGAAGGAGGAAGCAAATGGCTGGTGAACAAGCTTAAAG GGAAAATGCAAAAACCATTGCCAGAACTGCTGAAGGAGTATGACATCCCAGTAGGCATTTTCCCTCGTGATGCTACCAACTACGAATTAAATGAAGAAACCAAGAAGCTGACTGTTTATATTCCTTCAATATGTGAGGTTGGTTACAGGGATTCATCTGTATTACGCTTCTCTACCACAGTTACTGCGTACTTGGAGAAAGGAAAGCTAGCTGACATAGACGGAATAAAAACAAAGGTGATGATCTGGGTAAAAGTTACTGCCATTTCATCAGAAAAATCAAAGCTTTATTTCACGGCTGGGTTGAAGAAATCCCGTAGTAGAGAGGCTTATGAGGTCTTGAGAGATGGATTTACTGTAGATAAATTCTAG
- the LOC129876292 gene encoding abscisic acid receptor PYL4 codes for MPPSSSDSSVLLQRISSNNTRDFAYKQSHHQLQRRMPIPCSTEVPDSVARYHTHPVGPDQCCSAVIQRISAPVSIVWSVVRRFDNPQAYKHFVKSCHVVVGDGEVGTLREVRVISGLPAARSTERLEILDDERHVISFSVVGGDHRLANYRSVTTLHSEPSSGNGAAAATIVVESYVVDVPPGNTREETCVFVDTIVKCNLQSLSQIAQNSSRRESS; via the coding sequence atgcctCCCAGTTCTTCAGATTCATCTGTATTACTTCAAAGAATTAGCTCGAACAATACTCGTGATTTTGCTTACAAGCAATCTCATCATCAACTACAGAGACGCATGCCGATTCCTTGTTCGACGGAAGTACCCGATTCAGTTGCCCGGTACCATACTCACCCTGTTGGTCCTGACCAGTGTTGCTCCGCCGTGATCCAGCGAATCTCAGCTCCCGTCTCCATCGTATGGTCGGTGGTCCGCCGATTCGATAATCCGCAGGCGTATAAGCACTTCGTCAAGAGCTGCCATGTTGTTGTCGGCGACGGTGAGGTCGGAACTCTACGTGAGGTCCGAGTGATCTCCGGCCTCCCTGCTGCTAGAAGCACGGAGAGGCTTGAGATCCTTGACGACGAACGCCACGTCATCAGCTTCAGCGTTGTTGGTGGGGACCACCGGTTAGCGAATTACCGTTCTGTTACCACGCTCCACTCGGAACCGAGCTCCGGCAATGGAGCGGCGGCGGCGACAATCGTCGTGGAATCGTACGTCGTTGATGTACCACCTGGTAATACTAGAGAAGAGACGTGCGTTTTTGTGGATACAATCGTGAAATGCAACCTTCAATCGTTATCTCAGATTGCACAAAATTCGAGCAGACGAGAATCTTCgtga